In the genome of Nonlabens sp. MB-3u-79, one region contains:
- a CDS encoding AsmA-like C-terminal region-containing protein, translating into MKKIFKILGITLLAVIIVIVAAPFFFKDQIAQIIKDKLNAAMEAQIDFAEVDLSLFRSFPDAQLHIEGFSIINKAPFAGDTLFYGKEVKLDLPIGDLLNDASEPIHINELMVNQAVARFTVDENGNSSWDISKEPASAKANDPQDTEQDTGFSFDLKHYEITDSELTYEDRSTQNKLVLSKLNHSGNGNFSLGKSTLATNTEALVFYGLDGMEYLSGQQVKLDAAILMDLDNQKYTFQENKGFVNDLELKMNGFVQLEELYTMVDLRFDTPSSDFKNFFAVIPETYCKNLDGITTTGDFTVNGIIKGEVDETRIPKMDIKISSKNASFKYPDLPKTVTNIDIDAQLKNDTGNVEDTYFNVAQTSFNIGSDRISGNAMIKNLTTNMDIDLNAKGNLDFQNLAQAFPLPEDMNLDGKLALDMAAKFDMESIEKEQYERINTRGSASLTNFRYEGDALIKPLVINKASIDMTTSRILLKDFEAQTGNTDLDAKGTINNLIGFLLQDQDLKGTFTLKSNTLDAADFMTAVEVAPAKKANQTTQTSTSATTEDAIKIPAFLDANLDFQANRVLYDGLELKNVSGVALIRDETLTLNNTTTDIFDGNIAVNGSVSTKGTTPVFNMALDMKNLDIAKSFEGFDMFRSFVPIISVLQGRINTDIALTGSLDKQLSPILSTLAGDAIAQLLTKEVNAANNPLLGKLDQKLSFIDLNKFDISDITTKLNFKNGAVQVAPFDFNIKGIKATASGKHSLTNEMDYTLSLNVPAKYFGKEGASLLSKLEEKEVESISVPVPVKFSGSFLSPKIDLNLDLAVKNLTNQIIEIQKAKLKDKGKEAVGGAIGDLINGKNPLNGIKDVIGGNGKPKDSTSVIKPIDPIKEAAGNAIKDLFGRKKKKVVDTTKTK; encoded by the coding sequence ATGAAGAAAATATTTAAAATATTAGGAATTACGTTGCTCGCTGTAATCATTGTCATTGTAGCTGCTCCTTTTTTCTTCAAAGACCAAATCGCTCAAATTATTAAGGACAAGCTTAATGCTGCTATGGAGGCACAAATTGATTTTGCTGAGGTAGACTTGAGTCTCTTTAGATCATTTCCAGACGCACAACTCCACATAGAAGGTTTTTCTATTATCAATAAAGCACCTTTTGCGGGTGACACTTTGTTCTACGGTAAAGAAGTGAAACTGGACCTGCCTATAGGTGATTTGTTGAACGATGCCAGTGAGCCTATTCATATCAATGAGTTGATGGTTAATCAAGCGGTAGCCAGGTTTACGGTTGATGAAAACGGTAACTCCAGTTGGGATATTTCTAAGGAGCCCGCTTCCGCGAAAGCAAATGACCCACAAGACACAGAACAAGATACAGGCTTCTCTTTTGACTTAAAACATTATGAGATAACAGATTCGGAACTTACTTACGAAGATAGGTCTACCCAAAATAAGCTTGTGCTTTCTAAATTGAATCACTCTGGAAACGGAAATTTTTCATTAGGCAAGAGCACGCTAGCTACTAATACAGAGGCATTAGTTTTTTACGGGTTGGATGGTATGGAATACTTATCTGGCCAGCAAGTAAAACTGGATGCTGCTATTCTTATGGATCTAGATAATCAGAAATATACCTTTCAAGAAAACAAAGGTTTTGTCAATGATCTGGAATTAAAGATGAATGGTTTTGTGCAGTTAGAGGAATTGTATACGATGGTAGATTTACGTTTTGATACCCCATCATCAGATTTTAAAAACTTCTTTGCAGTTATTCCAGAAACCTATTGTAAAAACTTAGACGGTATCACAACTACTGGAGATTTTACTGTAAACGGAATAATTAAAGGTGAAGTGGACGAAACGCGCATTCCTAAAATGGATATCAAGATCAGTTCAAAAAACGCTTCTTTCAAATATCCAGACTTACCTAAAACAGTTACGAACATCGATATAGATGCACAACTTAAAAACGATACAGGAAATGTAGAGGACACTTATTTCAATGTTGCACAAACCTCTTTTAATATTGGGAGTGATAGAATAAGCGGTAATGCAATGATCAAAAACCTGACAACTAATATGGACATTGATCTAAATGCAAAGGGAAACCTAGATTTTCAAAATCTAGCTCAAGCATTTCCTTTGCCAGAAGACATGAATCTTGACGGGAAGTTGGCACTCGATATGGCAGCTAAGTTTGATATGGAAAGTATCGAGAAAGAACAGTATGAACGTATCAATACGAGAGGGTCTGCCAGTCTTACCAACTTCAGATACGAAGGTGATGCACTTATAAAACCTTTAGTAATCAACAAGGCTAGTATTGATATGACTACTTCTAGAATACTGCTAAAAGACTTTGAAGCTCAAACAGGCAATACCGACTTAGATGCAAAGGGGACCATCAATAATTTGATAGGATTTTTACTTCAAGACCAAGATTTAAAAGGAACTTTTACTTTAAAGTCTAACACACTAGACGCTGCAGATTTTATGACTGCTGTAGAGGTTGCTCCTGCCAAAAAAGCAAACCAAACAACTCAAACGTCTACATCTGCAACAACTGAAGATGCGATTAAGATCCCAGCTTTTCTGGATGCCAACTTAGATTTCCAAGCAAATCGAGTGTTGTATGATGGTCTTGAACTTAAAAATGTAAGTGGTGTAGCTTTGATTAGAGATGAAACCTTAACCTTAAACAATACGACGACTGATATTTTTGACGGTAACATAGCTGTGAACGGTTCGGTTTCCACTAAGGGAACTACTCCAGTTTTTAACATGGCGCTGGACATGAAGAACCTAGATATCGCAAAGTCTTTTGAAGGTTTTGATATGTTTAGATCTTTTGTTCCTATTATCAGTGTGTTACAAGGTAGGATCAATACAGATATAGCTCTTACTGGATCGTTAGACAAGCAGCTTTCTCCTATTTTAAGTACACTAGCGGGAGATGCTATTGCACAGTTGCTGACTAAAGAGGTCAATGCTGCTAACAATCCGTTATTAGGGAAATTAGATCAAAAATTGAGTTTTATAGATCTTAATAAATTTGATATTTCGGACATTACAACCAAGCTTAATTTTAAAAATGGAGCGGTGCAAGTAGCACCATTTGACTTTAATATCAAAGGCATTAAAGCCACAGCTAGTGGTAAGCACAGTCTTACTAATGAGATGGATTATACTTTGTCATTAAATGTACCTGCAAAATACTTTGGTAAAGAAGGAGCTAGCTTGCTTTCTAAATTAGAAGAAAAGGAAGTAGAAAGTATTTCAGTTCCTGTGCCGGTTAAGTTCTCAGGATCATTTTTGAGTCCTAAAATCGATTTGAATCTTGATCTTGCCGTAAAAAACCTAACCAATCAAATTATAGAGATCCAAAAAGCCAAGCTTAAGGATAAAGGCAAAGAAGCAGTAGGTGGCGCCATAGGTGATCTTATAAATGGAAAGAACCCTTTAAATGGCATCAAGGATGTGATAGGCGGTAATGGAAAGCCTAAGGATTCTACGTCTGTAATTAAACCTATAGACCCAATTAAGGAAGCAGCGGGTAATGCAATTAAAGACTTGTTCGGGCGTAAAAAAAAGAAAGTGGTAGATACTACCAAAACAAAATAG
- a CDS encoding TIGR03915 family putative DNA repair protein has protein sequence MTTTLLYDGSLNGLMTAIFTIYDRKIKLPIIALDSREQNHLFEGTELVITDPDKAQRVWNRFNSLCEHQDSHQVYCAFLSEIIGIENTIYEYLKMTFTAQKAPGSDSANATVLKITQAAKMVNHEKQRIEALVRFHLIDEETYYANIEPDFNVLPLIASHFKDHYHNQKWVIYDLKRNFGISYDLETVQEVQIDFKKARSQGAILPTRASENNSDVDSSSSFRSSTALRINSKEINYKDLWNQYFNSTHIKSRKNLKLHLQYVPERCWKYLNENI, from the coding sequence ATGACCACTACACTTTTATATGACGGTAGTTTAAACGGTTTGATGACGGCTATTTTCACTATTTACGACCGCAAGATTAAACTGCCCATCATCGCTTTAGATTCTCGTGAGCAAAACCACCTTTTTGAAGGTACCGAACTGGTCATTACAGATCCTGATAAAGCGCAACGTGTATGGAACCGTTTTAACTCTTTATGCGAGCACCAAGATTCTCATCAGGTATACTGTGCTTTCTTAAGTGAAATCATCGGGATCGAAAACACGATTTATGAGTATTTAAAAATGACTTTTACTGCTCAAAAAGCACCAGGCAGTGACTCTGCTAACGCTACAGTTTTAAAGATTACTCAAGCGGCAAAAATGGTAAATCACGAGAAACAACGCATAGAAGCCTTGGTGCGTTTTCATTTAATCGATGAAGAAACCTATTATGCTAATATAGAACCTGACTTTAACGTACTACCCCTTATAGCCAGTCACTTTAAAGACCATTACCACAACCAGAAATGGGTTATTTATGACTTAAAACGCAATTTTGGAATAAGCTATGACCTAGAAACGGTTCAAGAAGTACAAATTGATTTTAAAAAAGCCCGTAGTCAAGGTGCCATTTTACCTACTAGAGCCTCAGAAAACAACAGTGATGTAGACTCATCAAGCAGCTTTCGCAGTTCAACTGCGCTTCGTATCAACTCTAAGGAGATCAACTACAAAGATCTCTGGAATCAATATTTTAATAGCACCCATATCAAGTCTAGAAAAAATCTAAAACTACACTTGCAGTATGTTCCCGAAAGGTGCTGGAAATATTTAAACGAAAACATATAA
- a CDS encoding DNA polymerase III subunit alpha: protein MYLNNHTYYSLRYGTFNEEELIKLALENGVKTIVLTDINNTSACLNFIRLCTQSNLHAVIGIDFRNQHQQLYVGIAKNNHGFQELNEYLSFHLENKIPFPDQAPAFENAFVIYPFKKVVTLEKTRFRESEFIGISIAALRKLPFTAYVKMKDKLVVMQTVTFRSRKDFNAHRLLRCVDLNILLSQLPESQQGHFEDQMIPVPEIEEVFIEYPFIIENTKRLLADCGIYFDFENAQLNANQHLYSESKEADYQKLRTLAYAGVANRYGDKEDKTDVFERIEKEIGVVKKKGFVAYFLINWRICEYARSKRYFYIGRGSGANSILAYLLQITEVDPIELDLYFERFINDYRTSPPDFDIDFSWDDREDITRFIFAEFDHVALLATYNTFQYRAVIRELGKVFGLPKADIDLLATGNFQLEQLDQMHQLVLKYSHLIKGMPNYTSIHAGGILITEKPIHYYSATSLPPKGYRTVQFDMHIAEDAGIHKFDILAQRGLGKIRDTIEIIKYNQPEAPIANLHTDVKKFMKDPEINNMISQAKCIGCFYIESPAMRMLLSKLATNNYIGLVAASSVIRPGVAQSGMMREFILRTRHPEKRKDAHPIMQGIMPETYGIMVYQEDVIKVAHYYAKLDLGEADVLRRGMSGKYRSREEFQKVEQKYFQNCIDLGHDPEQTREIWNQIKSFAGYAFAKGHSASYAVESYQTLYLKRYFPLEYMTATLNNGGGFYQPELYVHEAKMCGAVIESPCVNHSNIANIIKGKSIYLGYSYLKELERKTMVRIIEARHLNGSFTSLDDFINRVLISIDQLSILIRINAFRFTAMDRYELLWQAHYKLDKSPQKYIQNKLFVPEYREAKIPQLHTTNQELAYEQIELLGFPLCSHFDLLVELPKNNNSREDMKAHNKKMILIYGYVVNIKTTHTAKGKRMQFGTFLDCTGHFFDTVMFPPVAAKISFRGSGIYKIYGKVVEEFDFYSIEVHNMQKADYIQDPRYAEENPQTMQRLDKQSNLKDRRMGNSHGYRRQELPDKPIEI from the coding sequence TTGTACCTAAACAATCACACCTATTACTCCTTGCGTTACGGCACTTTTAATGAAGAAGAGCTGATAAAACTTGCGCTTGAAAATGGAGTGAAGACCATTGTTCTAACTGACATCAATAACACCAGTGCATGCCTAAATTTTATAAGGCTTTGTACTCAAAGCAATCTTCATGCAGTAATAGGGATCGATTTTAGAAACCAGCACCAACAATTGTATGTAGGTATTGCTAAGAACAACCATGGATTTCAGGAACTCAATGAATACTTATCCTTTCATCTAGAAAACAAAATTCCTTTTCCAGATCAGGCCCCAGCCTTTGAGAATGCTTTTGTCATCTATCCATTTAAAAAGGTAGTAACCTTGGAGAAAACTCGCTTTCGCGAAAGCGAATTCATAGGAATCTCTATTGCCGCACTACGCAAACTTCCTTTTACCGCATATGTAAAAATGAAGGACAAATTAGTGGTGATGCAAACGGTGACGTTTAGAAGTAGAAAAGATTTTAACGCCCACCGGCTACTACGGTGTGTAGATTTAAATATTCTTTTGAGTCAGTTGCCAGAATCCCAGCAAGGTCATTTTGAAGATCAGATGATTCCTGTTCCTGAAATAGAAGAAGTCTTTATAGAATATCCTTTTATCATTGAAAATACCAAACGCCTATTAGCAGATTGCGGGATATATTTTGACTTTGAGAACGCTCAACTTAACGCAAATCAACACCTCTATTCAGAGAGTAAGGAAGCAGATTATCAAAAACTAAGAACACTTGCTTATGCTGGTGTGGCAAATAGATACGGAGATAAAGAAGATAAAACAGACGTCTTTGAGCGTATAGAAAAAGAAATAGGCGTTGTAAAAAAGAAAGGTTTTGTCGCCTATTTTTTGATCAATTGGCGCATTTGTGAATACGCACGTAGCAAACGCTACTTTTACATAGGTCGCGGTAGTGGAGCTAACAGTATTCTTGCCTATTTGTTACAGATCACCGAGGTAGACCCCATAGAACTCGATCTTTATTTTGAACGTTTTATCAACGATTACAGGACGAGTCCGCCAGATTTTGATATTGATTTCTCATGGGACGACCGGGAAGACATTACTCGGTTTATTTTTGCAGAATTTGACCATGTCGCCTTGCTTGCCACTTACAACACCTTTCAGTACCGTGCAGTTATCAGGGAATTAGGAAAAGTTTTTGGTCTTCCAAAAGCAGATATTGACCTACTCGCCACAGGTAATTTTCAACTCGAGCAGCTGGATCAAATGCACCAATTGGTATTGAAATACAGCCATTTGATAAAAGGCATGCCCAACTATACCAGCATTCACGCCGGCGGAATTCTTATTACTGAAAAACCTATTCATTATTACAGCGCCACGAGTTTGCCCCCAAAAGGATACCGTACCGTACAGTTTGACATGCATATTGCCGAAGATGCTGGGATTCATAAATTTGACATTCTTGCACAACGTGGTTTAGGAAAAATACGCGACACGATTGAGATTATCAAATACAACCAACCAGAAGCTCCTATAGCAAACCTGCATACTGATGTAAAGAAATTTATGAAAGACCCTGAAATCAACAACATGATCTCACAGGCAAAATGCATAGGTTGCTTTTATATAGAGTCTCCAGCTATGAGAATGTTGCTCAGCAAACTTGCTACTAATAATTATATAGGACTGGTTGCTGCCAGCTCTGTCATACGTCCTGGAGTTGCACAGAGCGGGATGATGCGCGAGTTTATTTTACGCACTCGACATCCAGAAAAACGCAAGGATGCACACCCCATCATGCAAGGCATTATGCCCGAAACTTATGGGATCATGGTCTATCAAGAAGACGTGATCAAGGTAGCACATTACTATGCAAAACTGGACCTTGGCGAAGCAGATGTACTGCGTCGTGGAATGAGCGGTAAATACCGATCTCGTGAGGAGTTTCAAAAAGTAGAACAAAAATACTTTCAGAACTGTATCGATTTAGGACATGATCCAGAGCAAACTAGAGAAATATGGAATCAAATTAAGAGTTTTGCTGGTTACGCTTTCGCGAAAGGGCACTCCGCATCTTACGCTGTAGAAAGTTATCAAACTCTTTACTTAAAACGGTATTTCCCCTTAGAATACATGACTGCAACACTTAATAATGGCGGTGGCTTTTACCAACCTGAACTCTACGTTCACGAAGCAAAAATGTGTGGTGCTGTCATAGAATCACCTTGTGTTAATCACAGCAATATTGCTAACATTATTAAAGGAAAAAGTATCTATCTAGGCTACAGTTACCTCAAGGAACTGGAAAGAAAAACCATGGTACGCATCATAGAAGCGCGTCATTTGAATGGAAGCTTTACCTCTCTAGATGACTTTATAAATCGTGTCCTTATCAGTATCGATCAGCTTTCTATTTTAATACGCATCAATGCTTTTAGGTTTACAGCAATGGATCGTTATGAATTGTTGTGGCAAGCACATTATAAGCTTGACAAATCACCCCAAAAATATATCCAAAACAAACTATTCGTCCCAGAATATAGAGAAGCCAAAATCCCTCAACTTCATACTACAAATCAGGAATTGGCTTATGAACAAATAGAACTTTTAGGCTTTCCATTGTGTTCGCATTTTGACCTATTAGTAGAGCTGCCTAAAAACAACAACAGTCGTGAAGACATGAAAGCACATAACAAGAAAATGATTTTGATTTATGGCTACGTAGTAAATATCAAGACCACACATACGGCAAAAGGAAAACGCATGCAATTTGGTACTTTTTTAGATTGTACGGGTCATTTTTTTGATACGGTGATGTTTCCTCCAGTAGCGGCAAAAATTAGCTTTAGAGGAAGTGGTATCTATAAAATATACGGCAAGGTTGTAGAAGAATTTGACTTCTATTCCATCGAGGTACACAACATGCAAAAAGCAGATTATATTCAAGATCCAAGGTATGCAGAAGAGAATCCGCAGACCATGCAGCGACTGGATAAACAATCCAACCTAAAAGATCGCAGAATGGGAAATAGCCATGGGTACCGACGTCAGGAACTACCAGATAAACCCATCGAGATATGA